In Mytilus edulis chromosome 13, xbMytEdul2.2, whole genome shotgun sequence, a single window of DNA contains:
- the LOC139500630 gene encoding period circadian protein homolog 2-like has product MDNQKFIDSTYGSFSGFISSNSSSYSMSLSDSEFPEEPPSTSGCSSDFAHSTTQKDKRKERLKQYLRQLKQIVNPAAEIGAHVSTLGALRHVINSIQKNKQNDKEDEKNVSSERCISICSTSESEVEMNILSLKAVDDLQILVSTKGLKIVQVSPSLKKILGYPVGSWIGRELTSFLHRKDVVTVNSSYVLDDADKFDTNLNFSIKFDEDGNATSEPPKKVLYCRLRHYKSLKSGFNLEKKDQYTSFQASVSMKKFNSDKIKPKQFLLLECQPLNSAYNGNLSEMTTEKKTFGTRHSLFCSYTYIHPNAIPLLGYLPQDMVGMSIFDFYHPEEFEQLYNIYRQVVTSKGTTISSPKIRFRTHNGDWIYVKTEWSSFINPWSKRLEFIIGQHTVIKGPQNIDVFSPPPRQECIAEEPEQYHKNLRLIRKLLLQPVVDEARTVALNIVEEPTEDVSVSPTPDGDTEETSIRTQEAKKKLQSATRNEQCNEILDDNLSGTYEQLSYTNNIKRFLMSQPKTYSSSSDKRSGNDSYTDDSNAIDSDEVPDFGVDIPYPKPPSFCSSTKVLVSEKEDMVPSPSCQAEEIGEETSREAQIILLPIQEPNVLMSLTQETLQEHTKQQEKMYLEQAKHDSNLVLLNMTSKYSVQQESSHGLKRGHSTDHDETRRFKSFKAEDVSMLCPPFPMTTTGPVLKPAGGPPKIAFSNMYGIGLTPQGTGAMYQGGIMPVVQLSQQPPITNANPGNIQWPYYPQSGLSFYPQVMGGFYQPMTVLSYPMPLWTGGDTRGVATTRHKAIFTQAGDKGSTAISISDSSSGENTSSSLMYLLELSNNQEIAKAKESKASATATATQRKRHSDPPWLFGVLWVEGIQMRYTVPRRKFNRIMKEDRDALKLLKQSDVLLKQMDELKENIEKSQEPTEDEEADYLFMIDPDLFKDDSSSDSREIVASQKLRCSLNSFSVSKTTDETITKSGEDKSFSETCNSLVGDEMDEQEKKSESECDSLQKSGYNDSSIDMESQSSKSSDLTPSDSRSTDDKGSSMKESDTQSSKLSEGNKDSESENDVNQTQNLARQFDQFFVKNPTQFKHSKKGFWIKEANMNERIAMEYTLKNNTRKDVLLDDLNRLNEMNQSAVVQNQLSNLLEDLKTEEQKISCRFCESLGEMSSNTKCSNCNREQNMKKMNENFFESLFMQPLFPQDMSEAYSLEHPIRDSPDMEDLCDIMDAVD; this is encoded by the exons TAGTGATTTTGCCCATAGTACCACTCAGAAGGATAAGAGGAAAGAAAGACTAAAGCAGTATCTGAGACAATTAAAACAGATAGTTAACCCTGCAGCAGAAATTGGTGCCCATGTGTCAACATTAGGGGCATTAAGACATGTCATCAACTCAATACAGaagaataaacaaaatgataaagaaG ATGAGAAGAATGTATCATCAGAGAGATGTATCAGTATCTGTAGTACATCAGAAAGTGAGGTGGAAATGAACATCTTGTCACTCAAGGCTGTG GATGACTTACAGATTTTAGTTAGTACAAAAGGACTGAAGATAGTACAGGTCTCACCAAGTCTGAAGAAGATACTAGGTTACCCTGTG GGCAGTTGGATTGGCCGAGAGTTGACCAGTTTCTTACACAGGAAAGATGTGGTCACTGTAAATAGCAGTTATGTCCTGGACGATGCGGAcaaatttgatacaaatttaaatttttcaattaaat ttgatGAAGATGGCAATGCCACATCAGAACCACCTAAGAAGGTTTTATACTGTAGATTAAG gcACTATAAATCACTGAAAAGTGGTTTCAACCTTGAGAAGAAAGATCAGTATACatcatttcaagcatcagtttcTATGAAGAAATTTAATTCAGACAAAATCAAACCAAAGCAGTTCTTATTATTGGAGTGTCAACCTTTGAATTCTGCATATAATGGAA atttgtcaGAAATGACTACAGAGAAGAAAACCTTTGGCACAAGACACAGTCTCTTCTGTTCTTACACATATATACATCCAAA TGCCATACCATTATTGGGATATTTACCACAAGATATGGTTGGAATGTCCATCTTTGACTTCTATCATCCTGAAGAATTTGAACAGCTTTATAATATTTATAGACAAG tgGTTACTTCAAAGGGCACAACCATTAGTAGTCCAAAGATTAGATTCAGGACCCACAATGGGGACTGGATTTATGTGAAGACAGAATGGTCCAGTTTTATTAACCCCTGGTCCAAAAGATTGGAATTTATCATCGGTCAGCATACAGTCATCAA GGGACCACAAAACATAGATGTTTTTTCACCACCACCCCGTCAAGAATGTATTGCTGAGGAACCGGAGCAATATCATAAAAATCTCAGATTAATCAGAAAATTGCTACTACAG CCTGTAGTAGATGAAGCTAGAACCGTTGCCCTAAACATCGTAGAAGAACCGACTGAAGATGTTTCTGTTAGTCCAACTCCTG ATGGTGACACAGAGGAGACTTCAATCAGAACCCAAGAAGCCAAGAAGAAATTACag TCTGCCACAAGAAATGAACAGTGTAATGAGATATTGGACGACAATTTATCAGGAACCTATGAACAACTTAGCTACACAAACAATATCAAAAG atttttgatgaGCCAACCTAAAACCTATTCATCATCATCAGACAAGAGAAGCGGGAATGACAGTTACACAGATGACAGTAATGCCATTG ATTCTGACGAAGTACCTGATTTTGGAGTCGACATTCCATATCCAAAACCACCTAGTTTTTGTAGCAGCACCAAg GTACTTGTATCTGAGAAAGAAGATATGGTCCCTAGTCCATCTTGTCAAGCAGAGGAAATTGGAGAAGAGACCAGTAGAGAAGCACAGATTATACTTTTACCCATTCAAGAACCTAATGTTCTCATGTCATTGACACAAGAGACACTTCAAGAACATACCAAACAACAGGAAAAAATGTACTTAGAACAGGCAAAACACGACAGCAATCTGGTCTTACTCAACATGACCAGTAAATATAGTGTGCAACAGGAATCTTCTCATGGGTTAAAACGGGGACATTCCACCGATCATGATGAAACCCGTAGATTTAAATCATTCAAAGCAGAGGATGTCAGTATGTTGTGTCCACCTTTTCCCATGACTACAACCGGGCCTGTATTGAAACCAGCAGGTGGACCACCCAAAATAGCCTTTTCTAATATGTATGGAATTGGATTGACACCACAGGGTACAGGGGCAATGTATCAAGGTGGAATCATGCCTGTTGTTCAGTTGTCACAACAACCACCAATCACTAATGCCAACCCAGGAAACATACAATGGCCGTACTATCCACAATCAG GTTTATCATTTTACCCACAAGTGATGGGAGGATTTTACCAGCCAATGACTGTTCTATCATACCCCATGCCTTTATGGACAGGTGGAGATACCAGAGGGGTGGCCACAACCAGACATAAG GCGATATTCACCCAGGCTGGCGACAAGGGTAGCACTGCAATATCAATCTCAGACTCATCATCGGGAGAGAACACAAGTTCTTCATTGATGTACCTACTGGAGCTTAGTAATAACCAAGAG ATTGCAAAAGCAAAAGAATCTAAAGCTTCAGCTACAGCCACAGCCACTCAGAGAAAGAGGCACTCAGACCCTCCATGGTTGTTCGGAGTTCTCTGGGTAGAGGGGATACAAATGAGATACACAGTACCTAGACGGAAATTCAACAGAATAATGAAAGAAGACCGGGATGCATTAAAGCTATTGAAGCAATCTGATGTGTTACTGAAACAAATGGacgaattaaaagaaaatatagaaaaaagtcAGGAGCCAACTGAA GATGAAGAAGCTGACTACCTGTTTATGATTGACCCTGATCTGTTTAAAGACGATAGTTCCAGTGATTCACGAGAAATTGTAGCCAGTCAGAAACTAAGGTGCTCGTTAAATTCATTTTCTGTTTCTAAAACCACAGACGAAACAATTACAAAGTCAGGTGAGGATAAAAGTTTCTCAGAAACTTGCAATTCTCTCGTTGGTGATGAAATGGACGAGCAGGAAAAGAAGAGCGAGTCAGAATGTGATTCACTGCAGAAGTCTGGTTATAATGACAGTTCTATTGACATGGAGTCACAAAGCTCAAAGTCCAGTGATCTAACGCCTAGTGATTCTAGGAGTACTGATGATAAAGGAAGTTCAATGAAAGAGTCCGATACACAATCATCAAAGTTATCGGAGGGAAACAAGGACTCGGAATCGGAGAATGACGTTAACCAGACTCAAAATCTGGCCCGTCAATTTGATCAATTCTTTGTTAAGAATCCAACTCAATTTAAACATTCCAAAAAAGGCTTCTGGATTAAAGAAGCTAATATGAATGAAAGAATAGCAATGGAGTATACTTTAAAAAACAATACAAGGAAAGATGTTCTTTTAGATGATTTGAACAGGTTGAATGAAATGAACCAATCAGCTGTGGTTCAAAACCAATTGTCTAATCTGTTAGAAGACTTAAAAACTGAAGAACAGAAAATATCGTGTCGTTTTTGTGAATCTCTGGGAGAAATGTCTTCAAATACTAAATGCTCAAATTGTAATAGggaacaaaatatgaaaaaaatgaacgagaacttTTTTGAGAGTCTGTTCATGCAGCCTTTGTTCCCACAGGACATGTCAGAAGCTTACTCATTGGAACATCCAATCAGAGATTCACCTGATATGGAAGACTTATGTGATATTATGGATGCAGTGGACTAA